DNA sequence from the Stigmatella aurantiaca genome:
CACGTGGGGTTTGTTTCGCTCGAACTTCTCCTTGGCCATGACATCTCCTGGTGTTGCCGACGCGATGGCCGGCGAATCGATCCGCGTAACCTAGAAAAGGTGCTGCGTCGTGCTTCAAAGACACTGAAACGTCAACTGAAATCGCCCGCTGGGCGGCCGACAGGGCCCTTCTCTACCGATTGAGGGCCGACTTGGGCGCGGGCGCGTAGTGGCTGAACTGCATGGTGTAGGTGGCTCTTCCCTGGCTCTTGCTGCGCAGGTCGGTCGAGTACCCGAACATGGCGGCCAGGGGCACCTGTGCCAGGATGCTCTGCACCCCGCCAGGCCGGGGCGCCATGCCCTGAATCTTCCCGCGGCGGCCGTTCAGGTCGCCGATGACGTCCCCCATGAACTCGTCCGGGGTGACGATCTCGCAGTTCATCACCGGCTCCAGCAGCACCGCCTGGGCCTTGTTCACCGCGTCCCGGAACGCCATGGAGCCGGCGATCTTGAAGGCGATCTCGCTGGAGTCCACATCGTGGACGGAGCCATCGAAGGCCTCCACCTTCACGTCCACCATGGGGTAGCCCGCCACGGGGCCGTTCTGCATGGACTCCGAGACGCCCTCCTTCACCGCCTGCACGAACTCCTTGGGCACCACCCCGCCGCTCGTCTTGTCCTCGAAGGCGAAGCCCTGGCCGGGCGCGTTGGGCATCACCCGGAGCCAGATGTGGCCGTACTGGCCCTTGCCCCCGGACTGCCGGATGTACTTGCCCTCTGACTCCACCTGCGTGGTGATGGTCTCGCGGTAGGCCACCTGGGGCTTGCCCACGTTCGCGTCGACCTTGAACTCGCGCAGCAACCGGTCGACGATGATCTCCAGGTGCAGCTCGCCCATGCCCGCGATCAGCGTCTGCCCGGTCTCCTCGTTCGTCCGCACCCGGAACGAGGGGTCCTCCATCGCCAGCCGCTGCAGCGCCTGGATGATCTTGTCCTGGTCCGCCGTCGACTTCGGCTCGATGGCGATGTCGATCACCGGCTCCGGGAACTCCATCCGCTCCAGAATGATGGGGTGCTTGTCGTCGCAGAGCGTGTCGCCCGTGGCGGCCAGCTTCAGGCCCACCACCGCGCAGATATCGCCCGCGTAGCACTCGGTGAGCTCGTCCTTCTTGTCCGCCCGCATCTGCACCAGGCGGCTGACGCGCTCGCGCTTGCCCTTCACCGAGTTCCAGACCGCCGTGCCCGCCTCCAGGCGCCCCGAGTAGACGCGCAGGAACGTCAACGTCTGCGAGGTGAACGACGGGTCGTTCATGATCTTGAACGCCAGGGCGCTGAAGGGCGCCTTGTCGTCCGTCTTGCGCACGTCGTCCTCGCCCTTCGGCGTCTTGCCGTGAATCGGCGGGACGTCCAGCGGGCTGGGCAGGTAGTCCACCACCGCGTCCAGCAGCGGCTGCACGCCCTTGTGCCGGAAGGCGGAGCCGCAGAAGACCGGGAAGAGATTCAGCCCGACGCACCCCTTGCGGATGGCGCCGCGGATCTCGTCCTCGGTCAGCTCCGTGCCCTCGAGGAACTTCTCGGTCAGCGCGTCGTCCTGCTCGGCGGCCGCTTCCAGCAGCTGCGCGCGAGCGTCCTCCGCCTGGGCCTGGAACTCCTCGGGGATGTCCTGCTCCTCGTAGCGGCTGCCCTGCTCCGCGTCGACGAACACCAGGGCCTTCATCCGCACCAGGTCGATCACCCCGCGGTGCGTGTCCTCGGCGCCCAGCGGCAGCTGCATGCGCACCGGACGGGCGCCCAGCTTCTCGCGGATGGTGCCCACGGACATCTCGAAGTCCGCCCCCACCCGGTCCATCTTGTTGATGAAGCAGATGCGAGGAACCTTGTACCGGTCCGCCTGCCGCCAGACCGTCTCGGACTGGGGCTCCACGCCGTTCACCGCGTCGAAGACGGCGATGGCCCCGTCCAGCACGCGCAGCGAGCGCTCCACCTCGATGGTGAAGTCCACGTGGCCCGGCGTGTCGATGATGTTGACGCGGTACTTCTGGTCCTTGCGCGTCCAGAAGGCGGTGATGGCCGCGGAGGTGATGGTGATGCCGCGCTCACGCTCCTGCACCATCCAGTCCGTGGTGGTGTTGCCTTCGTGGACTTCGCCCATCTTGTGGATGGCGCCTGTGTAGAACAGGATCCGTTCGGTGGTGGTGGTCTTCCCAGCATCGATGTGCGCCATGATGCCGATGTTGCGGTAGCGCTCGAGCGGATACTCGCGAGCCATTGCCAGAAACCCCTTCGAAACGGATTGTCAGAGAACTGCAACACCCGGATACGCCTCGCGCATCCGGGTGCATTCACCGCGAGACCCGAAGGCCTACCAGCGGTAGTGCGCGAAGGCCTTGTTCGCCTCCGCCATCTTGTGCGTGTCCTCGCGCTTCTTCACGGCGTTGCCCCGGTTGTTGGCGGCATCCATGATTTCCCCGGCGAGCTTCTCCTGCATGGTCTTCTCACCCCGGGCCTTGGAGTAGGAGATGATCCACCGCATGCCGAGCGCGACCCGGCGGTCCTGACGGACCTCCACGGGCACCTGGTACGTGGCGCCACCGACGCGGCGGCTCTTGACCTCGAGCACCGGCTTGACGTTGTCCAGCGCCTTCTTAAAGGTCTTCAAGGGGTCTTCCTTCGCGCGCTCCTCGATGAGGGCGAAGGCGCCGTAGCACACGCCCTCCGCGATGGACTTCTTCCCCTTGCGCATCAGGTCGTTGACGAACTTGGTGACGAGCCGATCTTGGTACTTCGGATCCGGCAGAATCTTGCGCTTGGCGACTACTCGACGACGAGGCATCTTCTTCCCTTACGCCCCACCCCCGCATGCGGGAGCCCACGGGGCTTCTCGTACTGCATGATGGACAAGAGCGCTCCCCAGGGTGTGGGGTCAGCGTTCCAGTATGACTTCAGGAGGTAGTCGAACGGCTTCAGCTCGGGCGCTTGGCGCCGTACTTGGAGCGGCTCTGCTTGCGGTTGGCCACGCCCACGGAGTCCAGCGTTCCACGGACGATGTGGTAGCGGACACCCGGGAGGTCCTTCACGCGGCCGCCGCGGATCATCACCACCGAGTGCTCCTGGAGGTTGTGACCCACGCCCGGGATGTAGGACGTCACTTCAATCCCGTTGGTGAGGCGCACGCGCGCCACCTTCCGGAGGGCCGAGTTCGGCTTCTTCGGCGTGGTGGTGTAGACGCGGGTGCACACGCCGCGCTTCTGAGGGCACTCCTTGAGCGCGGGGCTCTTGCCCTTGATGTTCAACTTCTCGCGGCCCTTGCGGACCAGCTGGCTGATCGTCGGCACTGAGGCTTCCTTCTCGAACGGCCGCCGGTGGACACGCAGGGCGGCACATACAAACCTACAGATTTACAAAAAGGGCCGCGAGTATAGGAAGGGACCTTCCCCTGTCAAGCATCGCCTGTGCCCACGACGAGAGAAACCGTCGGGTAGGAGCGGATCCATTCCTGAAACGCGTGGTCGAAACGCTCCTCTACTCCTCGTGCAGTTAGAAGTCGAGGACCATCACGATCGCGTCCTCACCCTCGTCCGCATAGTAGTTCGGACGCACACCGACCGGGCGGAAGCCCAGGGACTTGTAGAGCCCCAGGGCCGCCTCGTTGCTGCGGCGCACCTCCAGCGTGGCCAGCACGCAGCGCCGCGCCCTGCCCCGCGCCAGCACCTCGTCCATCACCGCCCGGGCCACCCCGCGCCGCCGCTGCTCGGGGGCCGTCGCCACGTTGAGCACGTGGACCTCGTCCTGGACGATCCAGAAGATGGCCAGCCCCAGCAGCTTCCGGGCGCCGTCCGGCTGCGGCTCCTCCACCAGGAGAATCGTGGACCAGTCGTGGTCCAGCTCCCGCCGCAGCAGCTCCGGCGACCAGGGGTTGCGGAAGGAGGCCTTCTCCAGCTCGGTCACGGCCGGCATGTCCTCGTGGGTCATGGGCCGGATCAGGAACGGGGATGGCTTCTGCTCCGGTGCGCCCTCTTCCATGCGTCTCATGGCCGTGCCTCCCGGGCGAAGGGCGCCACCCGCCGGACCTGGGCGGAGGCGCGCGCCTGGTTCAACTCCTCGGTGGCCAGGGCGCTGTAGCGCTCCCGGACCAGCTTTTCCCGGAGACGGGCCTTCACGGTGGCGTATCCCTCCGGGTACTCGCTCGCGTGCTGCTGATAATAGCGAAGCAACTCCGCCTCTCCTACTTGCGCCCTTGGCCGGATGCGGCTGTCCAGGATGCGCTCCGCCCGGACACTGCGCGTCAACACCTCGGTCAACTGCCGGAGGTCCGCGCCGTAATGCGCCAGGAACGCCTGGAACCCGGCCTCGGTATCAAACTGGTCCCGGAAGGCCGCCACCCGCTCGTCGACCTCGGCCTGCTCGGCCGTGAAGGCCTCGAGCCGGTCCGCGCTCAGCACCTGGAGCCGCTGGTTGATCGCCAGCTCGAGCGCTCCCTTGAGCGTTTCTTCATCGAGCGGTGCGGCCGCCGCCTGCATGGCCCCTCGCTGGATGAGCGCCACGCGAGTCTCGAACTCCAGCTCGCTGAGGCTAAGCACCTGGCCTTCGATGATGGCCACCACCCGGTCGGCGATCCGGCCCTCGGCGGGCACCGGGGCCGCCCCGGCGGGCTCCTCCCCTGGAGCCTGGGCCACCGCCAAGGCGGGCACCACCGCCAGCCATCCGGCCAGCAGCCAGGAGGCTCTTCCCGGACGGAGGCTCAGCGCTTCCAGGGCCACTCGCATCGGTGGCCACTCTATACATTCCTCCCACCGGCACGCATCGTGCTGGCACAGTCCCGTAAGCTGGTTACGTTCTTGCAGTCGCGATTTTCCAGGATAGGTCATCAGCAATGGCGGACGACTACTACCAGATCCTTGAGGTTCCTCGGACGGCGTCCGCGGAGGACATCAAGAAGTCCTTCCGCAAGCTGGCCCGCACGCACCACCCCGACGTCAATCCGGGGAACAAGGCCGCGGAGGAGCGCTTCAAGCGGATCAACAACGCCTTCGAGGTGCTCTCGGATCCGCAGAAGCGCAAGCTCTACGACGAGTTCGGCGAGGATGCCGCGAAGCTCGGCTTCGACGAGAAGAAGGCCGAGGCCTTCCGGGCCTACCGTTCCGGCCGGGGCCGGGGCGGCGGTGGAATCCCCTACTCCTCGGCCGGGGGCGCAGGCGCGGGCGCGGACTTCGACCTGGGCGATCTCTTCGGGGAAATCTTCGGCCGCTCGGGCGGCGGGGGCTTCGACATCAACGAGGTCCTCCGGCGGCAAGCCGGGCCTCGCAGCCCGGGCCGCGGGGAAGACATCACCGCCCAGGTCTCCCTCAGCCTCGCCGAGGCCGTCACGGGCACCGAGCGGACCCTCGCCGTCCAGCGCCCCGGCCGCTGCCAGCGCTGCAACGGCAAGGGCGAGGCGGGTGCCACCGGCCCCTGTCCGACCTGCAAGGGCTCGGGCCGCCTGCGCCGCTCCGCGGGCATGCCCTTCTCGGGGGCCTGCCCCACGTGCAACGGCACCGGCCGCGCCGCCGAGCCTTGCCCCGACTGTGGCGGGGACGGCGTCGTCGAGGAGAACACGCGCCTGACCGTGAAGGTCCCCGCGGGCGTCCAGACCGGCTCCCGTGTCCGGCTCGCGGGCCAGGGCGCTGCGGGCACCCGCGGCGGCCCCCCGGGCGACCTGTACCTCGAGACCGAGGTGGCCGAGCACCCCCTGGTGCGCCGGGAGGGGGACGATCTGTACCTGGACCTGCCCATCACCGTCTCCGAGGCGGTGCTCGGCGCCGAGGTGAAGGTCCCCACCTTCCAGGGCGAGGTGACCGTCAAGGTCCCTGCCCTCTCCCAGTCCGGCCGCAAGATGCGGCTCAAGGGCCGGGGAGCCCCCTCGCTCAAGGGGGGGACGCCCGGAGACCTGTACCTCCTGCTCCAGGTCAAGGTCCCCGAGGAGGCCACCCCCGAGGTGAAGGCCGCCGCCGAAGCCCTTGCCCGGGCCTACCCCCGGGACGTCCGGCAGGAGCTGAAGCTCTAGGCTCCACCCAACGGTCCCGGACGGGCCCCTCCTCTTCCCTGTTGCCTTGACGGGCGCCGCGTCCTACACGGCGCCTTCACCTTCTCTCGCCCCTCCCGGAGCACGTTCACATGGGCATCTTCGACATCTTCGGTGGCTCCAGCCCCGAGAAAGCCCTCAAGCTCAAACCCAAGGTGACCCAGAAGTACGGGGATCCGGCCTCGCGGCAGAAGGCCATCCAGCAGCTCGGGGAGATGAAGTACCCCGAGGCCGTCACCGTGCTCCTGGCCCGCTTCACCATCACCGTGGAGCCGCTGACCACGGACGCCGATGAGAAGGAGCACGTCTTCGAGCTCATCAAGGGCTTCGGCAAGGACGCGGTGGCCCCCTTGCAGGACTTCCTCCGCAAGAGCGATCAGGCCGCCTCCTGGGCCCTGCGCCTGCTGGGCGAGTTGCTCTCCGAGTCCGAGGTCATCGGCAGCTGCGTGGACACGCTCACCCACCTGAGCAACCACTACACGCGCGACCCCGAGAAGAAGGTCGTCCTGCTGCACGCCGTCACCGACAAGGAGGATCCGCGCATCGCTCCCGCCGTCCTGCCCTTCCTGGAGGACATGTCGGACGACGTGAAGATCGCCGCCCTCAAGGCGCTGGCCCCCATGAAGCACGAGCCTGCCCGGGAGCCCATCCTCCGGCTGCTCACCTCGGATGACACCGCCCGCCGCGTGCAGACCGCCGCCCTGTCGGCCCTGCACACCAGTGGCTTCGGCGTCCAGGGCTACCAGGACAAGATCCAGGCCCTGCTCGTGGAGCCCTACGTGCTGGACAAACAGGGGATTGTCGTCAAACGGCAAGCCTGACAGCCGCCCCGGGGGGGAGGGCTGTCGGGCAGCCGACATCACCATTGTCTGTTCGGGTGCAACTGCCCGCCTGGGTCATTCCCTCCCGCGCCGTACTTGGAGCAGGATGCTCCGCGTCACCGCGTTTCCCTGGGGTGCAGGTCTCCTGCCACGAAGCCCCGAGGATCCTCACCGTGCGCTCCAAGAACAAGGGTCCCCGCCTCGCCGAAGTCGTCGAGCTCCGGCCTCAGGTGAAGAAGTCTCCCCCGAAGTCTCCTCCCAAGCGGCCCGCGAAGCCTTTGACTCCTGTCGATGCCGAGGAGGCGGGGCGCGCCCTGCTGGAGATGACGCGCCACCTCACCACCAGCGCCAGCACCACCGAGGTGCTCCGCATCCAGCTACAGACCCTCTTCAACCTGCTCAAGCCCAAGGTCTGCTACGTCGCCCGCCACTTCCCCGAGCGCAACCAGCTTCACGTCGAGCACGTCCGCGGCCGCTACGATGAGCGCGTGGCCGCCGCCATCCCCAACGAAGGGGTAATTGGCCGCGCCTTCTCCCAGAACACCGTGCTGCGCGAGGACGAGACCATCGCCGTGCCCCTGGAGGGTCCCCAGGGCGTCACCGGCTGCCTGGCCATCCTCTCGCCCAAGCGCGATGTGCCAGACACCCTGCTCAAGGCCCTGGCCGGCCAGCTCACCGCCGCCTACGAGGTCGCCCGCCTCAAGGACGACGCCGCCCGCCGCAACAAGGACCTGCAGACGGCCATCGCCGGCCTCAAGAGCCTGGAGCAGAACCGCGAGGAGCTGCTCGGCAACGTCTCGCACGATCTGAAGAACCCCCTCACCACCATCAAGGCCTACCTGACGCTGGTGGGCCGCGAGAAGCTCGGCCCCCTCACCGATGGCCAGCGCCGCGCGGTGCAGATCTGCGAGCGGAACTCCGACCGCATGCTGCGCATGGTGAACGACTTGCTGCTCATGTCCCGGCTCCAGTCCGGGAAGATGCAGCTCACCCAGCGCGCCTTCGGCATCAAGGCCGTGGCCGAGGAAGTCATGAGGGCCCTGGCCGCCCTGGCCGAGCACACCCAGGTGCGCCTGCACCTGCCCCCCTGCCCCGAGGTGTTCGTCCGCGGCGACCGGGAGCGCATCTCCGAGGCCATCCACAACCTCGTGGAGAACGGCATCCACCAGTGCGAGGAGGGCGGCACCGTCGAGGTGCGCGTCGCCATCGACGAGCAGCTCGCCCTGCTCACCGTGAAGGACACGGGCCCCGGGCTCGCCCCGGACGACCTGGAGCACATCTTCGATCCGTTCTACCGCGCCAGCCCCGGCACCCCCCGCCCCTCGGGCGGCCGGCTGGGCCTGCCCCTGGTGGCCAAGATCCTCGCGCTCCACGGCGGGCGCGTGGATGCCACCAGCGTGGCGGGACAGGGCTCCTCCTTCCAGATGGTCCTGCCCATGTTCGCCGGGGCCATCAGCACCCCGGATCTGGCGCAGGCCGCTCCCCGTGCCGGCGGCATCCTCCTGGTCGAGGATGACCTGGATTGCCGGGAAGTGCTCCAGCAGGTGCTCGAGCAGGAGGGCTACCGGGTGATGGCCACCTCCGGTGCCGCCGAGGCCCGCTCCATCC
Encoded proteins:
- the fusA gene encoding elongation factor G; protein product: MAREYPLERYRNIGIMAHIDAGKTTTTERILFYTGAIHKMGEVHEGNTTTDWMVQERERGITITSAAITAFWTRKDQKYRVNIIDTPGHVDFTIEVERSLRVLDGAIAVFDAVNGVEPQSETVWRQADRYKVPRICFINKMDRVGADFEMSVGTIREKLGARPVRMQLPLGAEDTHRGVIDLVRMKALVFVDAEQGSRYEEQDIPEEFQAQAEDARAQLLEAAAEQDDALTEKFLEGTELTEDEIRGAIRKGCVGLNLFPVFCGSAFRHKGVQPLLDAVVDYLPSPLDVPPIHGKTPKGEDDVRKTDDKAPFSALAFKIMNDPSFTSQTLTFLRVYSGRLEAGTAVWNSVKGKRERVSRLVQMRADKKDELTECYAGDICAVVGLKLAATGDTLCDDKHPIILERMEFPEPVIDIAIEPKSTADQDKIIQALQRLAMEDPSFRVRTNEETGQTLIAGMGELHLEIIVDRLLREFKVDANVGKPQVAYRETITTQVESEGKYIRQSGGKGQYGHIWLRVMPNAPGQGFAFEDKTSGGVVPKEFVQAVKEGVSESMQNGPVAGYPMVDVKVEAFDGSVHDVDSSEIAFKIAGSMAFRDAVNKAQAVLLEPVMNCEIVTPDEFMGDVIGDLNGRRGKIQGMAPRPGGVQSILAQVPLAAMFGYSTDLRSKSQGRATYTMQFSHYAPAPKSALNR
- the rpsG gene encoding 30S ribosomal protein S7 produces the protein MPRRRVVAKRKILPDPKYQDRLVTKFVNDLMRKGKKSIAEGVCYGAFALIEERAKEDPLKTFKKALDNVKPVLEVKSRRVGGATYQVPVEVRQDRRVALGMRWIISYSKARGEKTMQEKLAGEIMDAANNRGNAVKKREDTHKMAEANKAFAHYRW
- the rpsL gene encoding 30S ribosomal protein S12 — protein: MPTISQLVRKGREKLNIKGKSPALKECPQKRGVCTRVYTTTPKKPNSALRKVARVRLTNGIEVTSYIPGVGHNLQEHSVVMIRGGRVKDLPGVRYHIVRGTLDSVGVANRKQSRSKYGAKRPS
- the rimI gene encoding ribosomal protein S18-alanine N-acetyltransferase; amino-acid sequence: MRRMEEGAPEQKPSPFLIRPMTHEDMPAVTELEKASFRNPWSPELLRRELDHDWSTILLVEEPQPDGARKLLGLAIFWIVQDEVHVLNVATAPEQRRRGVARAVMDEVLARGRARRCVLATLEVRRSNEAALGLYKSLGFRPVGVRPNYYADEGEDAIVMVLDF
- the dnaJ gene encoding molecular chaperone DnaJ, with the translated sequence MADDYYQILEVPRTASAEDIKKSFRKLARTHHPDVNPGNKAAEERFKRINNAFEVLSDPQKRKLYDEFGEDAAKLGFDEKKAEAFRAYRSGRGRGGGGIPYSSAGGAGAGADFDLGDLFGEIFGRSGGGGFDINEVLRRQAGPRSPGRGEDITAQVSLSLAEAVTGTERTLAVQRPGRCQRCNGKGEAGATGPCPTCKGSGRLRRSAGMPFSGACPTCNGTGRAAEPCPDCGGDGVVEENTRLTVKVPAGVQTGSRVRLAGQGAAGTRGGPPGDLYLETEVAEHPLVRREGDDLYLDLPITVSEAVLGAEVKVPTFQGEVTVKVPALSQSGRKMRLKGRGAPSLKGGTPGDLYLLLQVKVPEEATPEVKAAAEALARAYPRDVRQELKL
- a CDS encoding HEAT repeat domain-containing protein, encoding MGIFDIFGGSSPEKALKLKPKVTQKYGDPASRQKAIQQLGEMKYPEAVTVLLARFTITVEPLTTDADEKEHVFELIKGFGKDAVAPLQDFLRKSDQAASWALRLLGELLSESEVIGSCVDTLTHLSNHYTRDPEKKVVLLHAVTDKEDPRIAPAVLPFLEDMSDDVKIAALKALAPMKHEPAREPILRLLTSDDTARRVQTAALSALHTSGFGVQGYQDKIQALLVEPYVLDKQGIVVKRQA
- a CDS encoding hybrid sensor histidine kinase/response regulator, whose translation is MRSKNKGPRLAEVVELRPQVKKSPPKSPPKRPAKPLTPVDAEEAGRALLEMTRHLTTSASTTEVLRIQLQTLFNLLKPKVCYVARHFPERNQLHVEHVRGRYDERVAAAIPNEGVIGRAFSQNTVLREDETIAVPLEGPQGVTGCLAILSPKRDVPDTLLKALAGQLTAAYEVARLKDDAARRNKDLQTAIAGLKSLEQNREELLGNVSHDLKNPLTTIKAYLTLVGREKLGPLTDGQRRAVQICERNSDRMLRMVNDLLLMSRLQSGKMQLTQRAFGIKAVAEEVMRALAALAEHTQVRLHLPPCPEVFVRGDRERISEAIHNLVENGIHQCEEGGTVEVRVAIDEQLALLTVKDTGPGLAPDDLEHIFDPFYRASPGTPRPSGGRLGLPLVAKILALHGGRVDATSVAGQGSSFQMVLPMFAGAISTPDLAQAAPRAGGILLVEDDLDCREVLQQVLEQEGYRVMATSGAAEARSILSHIRPAMVLLDLRLSQEDGRSVLHFIRSTESLADVAVYIISGASDVASLTSGRGMDRIDGYFEKPLQLPRLLDTVANVVRPSRRGPSAS